The following are encoded together in the Vidua macroura isolate BioBank_ID:100142 chromosome 6, ASM2450914v1, whole genome shotgun sequence genome:
- the SIVA1 gene encoding apoptosis regulatory protein Siva — protein MPKRSCPFGDAAPLQLKTRVGLRELSRGVRGEEYRREVFERTRRLLFRGAQAYMEGAAAAARAAEPGPAGEAQGEGPRWSGQLLIGHDGKLRRRPADRVPPVGASRACSSCVRTADVKEACAQCDRFVCQSCSRLCSCCNTVTCSLCSAVDYGDVGEQVLCNGCSVFQV, from the exons ATGCCGAAGCGCTCTTGCCCCTTCGGGGACGCGGCCCCGCTCCAGCTGAAGACCCGCGTGGGGCTGCGGGAGCTGAGCCGCGGCGTGCGGGGCGAGGAGTACCGGCGGGAGGTGTTCG AGAGGACCCGGCGGCTGCTCTTCAGGGGTGCCCAGGCGTACATGGAGggcgcggcggccgccgcccgaGCGGCGGAGCCGGGGCCGGCCGGGGAGGCGCAGGGCGAGGGGCCCCGCTGGAGCGGGCAGCTCCTCATCGGCCACGACGGGAAACTGCGGCGGCGGCCCGCGGACAGGG TTCCGCCGGTGGGAGCGTCCAGAGCCTGCTCGTCGTGTGTGAGAACGGCCGATGTGAAGGAGGCGTGTGCGCAGTGTGACCGGTTCgtctgccagagctgcagcaggctctgcagctgctgtaacACGGTTACCTGCTCTTTGTGCTCTGCTGTTGA tTATGGTGATGTGGGAGAGCAAGTTCTCTGCAATGGTTGTTCAGTATTTCAAGTCTGA